In Acholeplasma equirhinis, the following proteins share a genomic window:
- the rpmG gene encoding 50S ribosomal protein L33, with amino-acid sequence MREKIILVCSECLSRNYTTTKNKATTKDRLQFNRHCPKCNKHTLHKESK; translated from the coding sequence ATGAGAGAAAAAATAATTTTAGTTTGTAGCGAATGTTTATCAAGAAACTACACAACTACCAAAAATAAAGCGACAACAAAAGACAGATTGCAATTCAATCGTCACTGTCCAAAATGTAATAAACATACACTACATAAAGAAAGTAAATAG
- a CDS encoding sigma-70 family RNA polymerase sigma factor, with protein sequence MQEIIDKYRPLIYKNIYKFYVKTQDQEDFYQEAILLLLHAIEVFKPEVGKTFTKFYEMILFRRFIILKDKTPKYVLIDQVELIEDTYMPEFDNLAEDIEFGAFEKEVYKLKYIEHLTDETIAENLAKDLKSVRNAIHRIKIKVKEQNENILK encoded by the coding sequence TTGCAAGAAATCATTGATAAATACCGCCCCCTTATTTATAAAAATATCTATAAATTTTATGTTAAAACACAAGATCAAGAAGATTTTTATCAAGAAGCAATTTTACTCCTATTACACGCGATCGAAGTCTTTAAACCTGAGGTTGGAAAAACCTTCACTAAGTTCTATGAAATGATTCTATTTAGAAGATTTATTATCTTAAAAGATAAAACACCTAAATATGTCTTAATCGATCAAGTAGAATTAATTGAAGATACCTATATGCCTGAGTTTGATAATTTAGCAGAAGATATTGAGTTTGGTGCGTTTGAAAAAGAGGTTTATAAACTTAAATATATAGAACATTTAACAGATGAAACAATTGCAGAAAACTTAGCTAAAGATCTTAAGTCTGTAAGGAATGCAATACACAGAATTAAGATAAAAGTGAAAGAACAAAACGAAAATATTCTAAAATAA